In Salinibacterium sp. ZJ70, one DNA window encodes the following:
- a CDS encoding LysR family transcriptional regulator, which yields MKIAHLRRFVAVADELHFPRAAEALGIPLASLYTAIEKLEAEAGQQLITRGQNSQLTPAGRALLAEARAMIAAAGPEPESTSTPAGGKAKASKGVGRAPSVKGQPKPYKKRQGR from the coding sequence GTGAAGATCGCGCACCTGCGCCGGTTCGTCGCCGTCGCCGACGAGCTGCACTTCCCGCGCGCCGCCGAGGCGCTCGGGATCCCGCTCGCTTCGCTCTACACCGCGATCGAGAAGCTGGAAGCGGAGGCCGGGCAGCAGCTCATCACGCGCGGCCAGAACTCGCAGCTCACCCCCGCCGGGCGGGCGCTCCTCGCCGAGGCGCGGGCGATGATCGCCGCCGCGGGCCCCGAGCCCGAGAGCACATCGACCCCCGCGGGCGGCAAGGCGAAGGCCTCGAAGGGTGTCGGGCGCGCCCCGAGCGTCAAGGGGCAGCCGAAGCCCTACAAGAAGCGTCAGGGTCGCTGA
- a CDS encoding NADH:flavin oxidoreductase, protein MTQPSPDPLAPAQLGPVTLRNRVIKAATWEGVAPGGLVSDELIEFHLAPSRGGVGMTTVAYLAVAPEGRTERNQIYWRDEALPGLARLTEAVHATGAKASAQIGHAGPVSDASSTGLFSLAPSRRFNPLGMRFDRAATHDDIRRITRQHADAAKMARDVGFDCIEIHLGHNYFASSFLSPGINKRRDEFGGSLANRAKVARGVAEAVREAVDGELAVIAKLNMEDGVRHGIQVDESIQTAKWLEEDGHLDALELTAGSSLVNPMYLFRGGSPVREFARAQHNPLLRLGIGVFGAAFLHTYPYIPLYLLETAKRFRAELSMPIILLGGVTDRDGMDTAMAEGFEFVAMARALLREPDLIDRIRADASTRSLCDHCNRCMPTIYTGTRCTEIPLGIPSVPA, encoded by the coding sequence ATGACCCAGCCCTCACCGGATCCGCTCGCACCGGCCCAGCTCGGGCCCGTCACGCTGCGCAACCGCGTCATCAAGGCCGCAACCTGGGAGGGTGTGGCGCCCGGCGGCCTCGTGTCGGATGAGCTCATCGAGTTCCACCTCGCCCCGTCACGCGGCGGCGTCGGCATGACGACGGTCGCCTATCTCGCGGTCGCGCCCGAGGGGCGAACCGAGCGCAACCAGATCTACTGGCGCGACGAGGCGCTGCCGGGGCTCGCACGCCTCACGGAAGCCGTGCACGCCACGGGCGCGAAGGCCTCCGCGCAGATCGGGCACGCGGGGCCCGTCTCAGATGCGAGCTCCACCGGCCTGTTCTCGCTCGCGCCGTCGCGCCGCTTCAACCCCCTGGGGATGCGGTTCGACCGCGCGGCCACGCACGATGACATCCGCCGCATCACCCGGCAGCACGCGGATGCGGCGAAGATGGCGCGCGACGTGGGTTTCGACTGCATCGAGATCCACCTGGGGCACAACTACTTCGCGAGCTCGTTCCTCTCGCCCGGCATCAACAAGCGCCGCGACGAGTTCGGCGGCTCGCTCGCGAATCGGGCGAAGGTCGCCCGCGGCGTCGCCGAAGCCGTGCGCGAGGCTGTCGACGGCGAGCTCGCGGTGATCGCGAAGCTCAACATGGAAGACGGCGTGCGCCACGGCATCCAGGTCGACGAATCCATCCAGACGGCGAAGTGGCTCGAAGAGGACGGCCACCTCGACGCCCTCGAGCTCACGGCCGGATCGAGCCTCGTGAACCCCATGTACCTGTTCAGGGGCGGCTCACCGGTGCGCGAGTTCGCACGCGCCCAGCACAACCCGCTGCTGCGTCTCGGCATCGGCGTGTTCGGCGCCGCCTTCCTGCACACGTACCCGTACATCCCGCTCTACCTCCTCGAGACGGCGAAGCGCTTCCGCGCCGAGCTCTCGATGCCGATCATCCTGCTCGGCGGGGTCACCGACCGCGACGGCATGGACACTGCGATGGCGGAGGGCTTCGAGTTCGTCGCGATGGCGCGGGCACTGCTGCGTGAACCTGACCTCATCGACCGCATCCGCGCAGATGCGTCGACACGGTCGCTGTGCGACCACTGCAACCGCTGCATGCCCACGATCTACACGGGCACCCGCTGCACCGAGATCCCCCTGGGGATCCCGTCGGTCCCGGCCTGA
- a CDS encoding MarR family winged helix-turn-helix transcriptional regulator, with protein sequence MTRSRNPRLMFSVIAAERALRRMIDARSGGFGVGAAGAGVLFAVARTGSASAKEIASVIGASPAGTTGLLTRMEAAGLLRREPDPDDARAIRVTLTETGEAARAHALTVMDELNPRLGRGFTSDELDVVARWLDHVRALERDED encoded by the coding sequence ATGACACGCTCACGGAATCCGCGCCTCATGTTCAGCGTGATCGCCGCCGAACGCGCCCTGCGACGCATGATCGACGCGCGCTCGGGCGGATTCGGGGTGGGAGCCGCCGGGGCGGGAGTGCTGTTCGCCGTCGCCCGCACCGGCAGCGCATCCGCCAAGGAGATCGCGAGCGTCATCGGCGCCTCCCCCGCGGGCACCACGGGTCTGCTCACCCGCATGGAAGCGGCCGGCCTCCTCCGTCGCGAGCCTGACCCGGACGACGCGCGCGCCATCCGCGTGACCCTCACCGAGACAGGCGAAGCAGCTCGTGCACACGCCCTCACCGTCATGGATGAGCTGAACCCGCGCCTCGGGCGCGGCTTCACATCCGACGAGCTCGACGTCGTCGCGCGCTGGCTCGACCACGTGCGCGCGCTCGAGCGCGACGAGGACTGA
- a CDS encoding alpha/beta hydrolase: MTPQPIGSAEEDVAIFFACFAAEHGVATVTYNYRGVGATARAHPHLRMRDWLLEDAPAATAFATQRFASIPQVAVGHSLGGHALLLGAGGEHVTRFASVASHLAATTAIPSRSELVRVAAILGVIDDPSFDARDRAEATTVPILAVGVDDDPWSAPAAIDALVAAAGGPVERRQYSPADLDQERVGHHGLFRRGAGARFWPELVEWLTRTS; the protein is encoded by the coding sequence GTGACGCCTCAGCCAATCGGGTCCGCGGAGGAGGACGTCGCTATATTCTTCGCATGCTTCGCGGCAGAGCACGGCGTCGCCACCGTCACCTACAACTACCGCGGAGTGGGCGCGACCGCGCGCGCCCATCCCCACCTGCGGATGCGCGACTGGCTGCTAGAGGACGCGCCCGCCGCCACCGCCTTCGCCACCCAGCGCTTCGCGAGCATCCCGCAGGTGGCCGTCGGCCATAGCCTCGGCGGCCACGCCCTGCTCCTCGGCGCGGGTGGTGAGCACGTGACGCGATTCGCGAGCGTCGCCAGTCACCTCGCGGCGACCACCGCGATCCCGTCGCGCAGCGAGCTGGTGCGCGTCGCCGCGATCCTCGGCGTGATCGACGATCCGAGCTTCGATGCCCGCGACCGCGCGGAGGCGACGACGGTTCCGATCCTGGCGGTCGGCGTCGACGACGACCCCTGGTCGGCACCCGCCGCCATCGATGCCCTGGTAGCCGCGGCAGGCGGCCCCGTCGAACGACGCCAATACAGCCCCGCCGATCTCGATCAGGAGCGCGTCGGCCACCACGGCCTCTTCCGCCGAGGCGCGGGAGCTCGATTCTGGCCCGAGCTGGTCGAGTGGCTCACGAGAACGAGCTGA